The DNA region GGTGCACCTCGCCCTCACCGTGTACACCCAAAAGAACCCGTGGCTGCTGGGGTTGATGTACAAGTAGCACCATCTCATGGGGAAAGCTATCTGCGTGAATTTGAATCGATAGGTTGTCTTTGGTGGGAGTTCATGCAAGGAATCATCTGTATCCGTCATCTGGCACATGTACCAGATGCTGTCCTTGCCGTCGTTGGATAGCGTCACCTCGATTTTGGGGAAGATACTGGTTAGAGGTTGCGTTAGGATATTATCGGATTCGGCCCTCGGGACGAAAGATGTGATCAAGAAAAGTAGCGTGGTCGTAGTGACGATCACATAATTGAAAGAATGAGAATCCATGGCTTCTTGAAGATTTTTCCTTGTGTTTTTTGGTTTGGGAGTTTGTAGACTTGTTGGGGGGATGGAATAGGTTTTGGACGGTGAATGGGAAAAAAGAAATGAGATTTGTATACCTTTTTTTGCGGGGAATCGCtcattttttgtttatttttttgtagccttttctttcttttgttaaATTGATTCCATAAATATTCTCATATTCCTGGTTTTACGGTGGGTCTAATTTTGACTTGCTTAATGTTCACTAAAATTCAGAAATAACTTAGCAACCGATGTGCATTAATATCATGTAGCCTAATGTATGattgctttattttatttttattattattacaagaAATTTTAGTTCTTCATGTCATCAAATTTAAGTTTTAGCCATGTATTTTTCGATTTTTgagacttttttttttaaatcgatAATGTTGACGTGAAACTGCGCACTTCAGCATAGGGATGACAACTTTTCCCACGGGTTTGAAGCTTGCGGGGAAAACCCAAGCGGGAATGGAGATCCCCGATTTTTTCAggttcgggttcgggttcggggatttttTAAAATCCCCGATGTAGTTCGGGGCGGGTATGAGATTACTATACCCATCCTCGAACCCGCCCCGTCCCATTGACATCCCTACTTCAGCATCAGATCATAAAAGacaaaattgtaaaaaatacaaaaatagcATACTAAAACTACAATTTGacaacaaaaaatttaaatttattattattactaataaaattaaggcaaaaacttatcaaacggatatcttatttgggtcatcaatgaaaaatattatttttaatactaagagtattactttttattgtgaatatcgataggattgacccgtttcacaaataaagattcgtgagatcgtttcacaatAGACTTACTCTGAAAATAAACCCGTTTGTCAGGTAATATAGTACTTCTGCAAGTGGGAACACAAAAGTATCGATTACACATGGGAATAGTTTATTAGTAAAAACTTTTTTTATGGTGAGATAGGtagatttatttttaatatctaCTATTATACTTGCCCACCCTGTCGGTATATGGGTTTGCAATTTGCGTCGAATTCCTACAAAATTTTGTCTCAAATTTAATCTCAAGTGTTCCATAAAATGCCAACCATTCATTCAAAGCCCGTGAACCCTTTTacatttttttcccaaattctTTGTATATATCCAGATAAATATACCAACACATTCATCTTCACTACCTAGGTTTTATCGGGTGTGTAAGTCAAATACAAATGGGAAATTGCAGTCTTAGAGCAGTTGCAGATGCTACTGATTCCAGCCAATTTGACCGAAAATCGGTTTGAGTCCTGGCTCCGAAAAGAGGCATTTGGAGAGTTAAAGTAATGATTAACCGAAATGACTTCGAGGATATTATGTCAAAACAAGTGAATTTCGAAGCGTTGATCGAGCAAATGAGGGTTGCAGCAATATCAACTCCTAGGAGGGAAAAGGGATCTTGGTCGTGGGGTGTAAGCTGGTAGATGTTTTCTTTTCGTCTCTTATTCTCTTGACATTCTCTTGACAACCGACGCTTCAACCAAGTCCCGACTATACACACTAGGAACTGAATCCAGTTTATCTTCTTTCGGCCGCAGCGTAGGGGTGGAATCAGCGCCACCCCACCAGTGATTTAATTGATGTTACATATTTTGTGATGCATTATATCTTTGTTGCTGTTTGCTTGATTATTGAGTTTTTGAACTTAACTGATCTAGTTTGTGAATTATAATCTTTTTTAATGTGTTTTCATCCCTGATTCCATGAATAGCAGCTAATCTCAATTGATGGAGCCATAGTAAACAAATGGATGCACCAAGGTAAACTTATCAAATGAGAAAATGAACATACGATACATGCTATATTACGTGATCAAACCCTACAAAATCAAAAGGCAGTAGTAGTATCACAGCACAAAATCGATGCAGATTTCATTGTTCAAAGGACAAAAGTAGATATACCGTCTTCTTTCCTAGCAGCCAACCTTTCAGTTCACATAGATTCCATTTTCTTGATTGCCTTCTCAACAGCGGGTACCTTCTTCTTGAAGGATGCCCATTGCTCAAGAGTCAAGCTTATTCCTGCAAGTCCATACATCCAAAGTTTCAACTTACacgaaaaatcaaatttatattCTAACTTCGACTAAATGATCATTAGAAAAATCTATCAATGAAAGAGACAGAAAAGAGCTCAATGGAGTTCTTATCAGTGACACATCAGAATGAATAAAAGAAAACCCTTTAGGGGACTCTTACTTGACATATAGTATTTAGTGAGATTATCCAAGCACAATCTCAGGCCCTAAATTACATGGTACAGGCATGTCGACCAACGGACCGGCATTTTATAATAGAAAAACTGGTCCAATTATCATTCATTCAGCCGCCCACGGTTCTTGTCATTCTAGTTATTTGATTTTTAGCTTCATAATGAGGCACTTTTCCATTCGCAATaattaaaaagaaataaaaataacgtATATGAATAGCATGTCACAAGATAGAATATATATAGGATACGATGTAAAGAAATTTGAATACATAATGCGTAAATATCACCAAATACCATAGAAATCACTAGATGGCACTGGAAGAATCGCAATTGAAATAATATTGCCAATACACAAGATGCAGACAGGGGAGAATATTATTTCAACAAATAAATTTCGTCTTTTTAACCCATATCAGACATCTTTATTATAGATTTAATCACATGTTATGAggtaaaaaataagaaaaaatcaacATAGCATGGACAAGAAACGACTTTCACATGCAAGTAAATCATAAGCTTCAGTACTAAAACGTCCATGAGAAATAAGTACCTTTAGCTGATGGAAGCTCTTTGCCACCTTTGCTGTAATACTCCCTAATTGATACCAAAGTCCTCCCTCTAAATTCAGATATAGTTACCCTCCTGCTCTTCgacaatatatataaaaaagaaaattactTAAAAGAAAAGTTCAAGGACCAAAGAAACTAAAAACGaacaaaaaataacaaaaatttagGAATATTACAAAAAGATAAATTTATTATCACTGTTACATAGTGCACACTTCAATGATTATATGAATGTAATAAAAACGTACGTACAGAGGAATTTCTTTGAAAGAAGAAAACAATTTTATTGTGAACATCAAGTTCAGAACAGACAAATGGTATTTGTATGAACGGGCTCTAAAAGTATAGGAAGAGATTATCCAAAACACCATTGCTACAGCCAAGAACAACCACGAACTAGCATGCTCAGCAAATTGGTTTTACCTCACAACCAAAAGTATTCCAAACTTTTAGGGATAATGTTTCTAAAAATTACAAGTTATGAACCCCATAACTCATAAACTAGCTCCTCTGGTCCCCTCTTGACTCAGTTCTTGGTTCAGCATCacaaattaaaatcataaatcgatCAAAACACAAAAAGATGCTAGAAAACCTACACAAATCACATAATCAGACGAAGCAAACATAGTTCCAAAACATACGATCGAGTGAGTGAACAGAGAACAGTTATGCAAAAcctcaattaaaaaaattccttCAATCATATTCATAAAaactaataaatatatataatatacataaaGACTCACGCGGCACATTATTAAGCCACCTTCATCATCATACTCTCGATCACCTCTTTTGTTACTGTTATCTTCCTCTTCCTCTTCTTCCTCCGCCTTCTGCTGCTCCTCCAGTTGCTCAGATTTGCCCTGCTGTTCCCGGAGGTATGACTCTACGACCTGCCTGACGAATTTCTTCCTGCTGGGTTCCGAAAGGTCAATTTCCAGCTTCTCTGATGCGGATTTCCGGATTTTGTACTCAGTCGTTTCGTTCATGTTTGAATTGTTCAGGATttccaaaactgtttcttcgaTTGACTTTTGTGTTTCCTCGtccattttcttctttttcttttcgaGGGTTAGGGCTGTGTTGTGGAGCTCAGAGGGAAGCGGCACAGTTCGTTGGAAAAACTAAGCCATAATTTAAACGACGGTATATTTTATTTcgaaacatttattttaaaaaaataataataaattaattgttcgttgaatgaaaaaaaaaaggaaaagttttatatttataaataaatgaaaagatagtaattttttaataaaatatatgattgTATACATATCATCCACtttttaataaaatcaaataaataattaggaTGGTTTCAATATACTTACtgttattattaattaagatGATTGTATATTCAATAAATACAttgtcttttttaaaaaatataggtAAAAAAAGCTATATATCAATTCTTCCGATTAACCAATTGAATTATTCGATTTAAATGTCAACCAATACAATTtggtgaaaaagaaaaaagaagtcTACTCCATTTGCTTGGTTAATAAAAGAGTAAATGACAAAATGAAAAAAGAGAAATAATAGATGCACTATGTACCGTAAACTTCATATTTTCTGCAGTACCAAAGAGTACAAATCCAATTGATGTAAGATTTCAACATAACCAGACAAGATGAAGTTCAATCGGTATAGTTTTTGTTCAAGCTGGATTTTAGAACAGTCTCTTTTTTCTGCTGTTTCTTGCTGGAAAATGTGAAGAGGAAAGAACATGTCAATCAAGATTGAACATTTTTCATTGCGATGCACAAGTATACATCGAGACTTAAAGTGGACGACTACCTTGATTGAGCTATGTTGCTATTTTCCCTTGACCATGCCTTTGCTCCCACTTCCAGAGACAACTTCATCCATGCTTTGCCCGCTTCGTCTATACCTGCCACCAGACGCCACAAAAGCTGGACAAGGCCGATAAGCCTTTATCGGCCACCAACCAAATCCCGGGACAGTGGCAATCCCACCTTGAATTCTTCCTTCACCGTTACAACCATTTTCAATCTCTTTTTTTCCACAGGCACGGCAACCCCTGTAAAAACACATGTACAGAAGGAACAAATTGgataatatgtatatgataCAATGCCAGTTCTcgtaatatcataatattttggGAGGAGTAACTTAACTTCCCTGCAAATTTTACCGGAGTTGCTAAAATTCAGTTTCAACCTATCAACTTGCATTCCATTTAGTCCACATATTTCTAACTTATGGTTAAGACACGCCATTTCAAAGATTCATGCATCAGTTGTCCCAAAGAGAGAAAAAGCAGGCCCTTTCTGGCATTTATAGTTCACAAGATCACTTCATAGATTAAAACAACTATGAACAGAACTTCACTTCAatagttaaaaaataaaaaataaagtacATGGAAATACAATTCAATAGACTAATTTATAAGTTGAAGGGCCTTTCGAACTAAAGTGTCACCCAGGGGATTCAACAAACTGCTGGAGGGATGATCCTACATGAACTTCTAAAAAAGTTAAAtacgaaatttaaaattttccagGTATGAAGACAATAGCGTGACTCTCGAGTGGTTGCACAAAGATGGAGACTTGGGTCACACCAAGGTATTAATCACAGGTTGTGTTAAATCATGGAAACATCGACAAAAATCTTGAATATACATGAAATTTCAATTTCGCTTTGGAGTTGAATATGCAAGTCTACGGTGATATGACGATATTTTTGCAAACGTATTCAAGTCTatcatatcagcttacaaatcTTGTGAGAACAAAAAGAGTACAAAATCCCACCTCAAAAAGCATATAATTCTATGCAAACCTAAGTTCTATCTATAAGAATTGATTTAGCCAATCTCCGAGCTAAAGGAACTTGAACCCACCAAGAAAAACATCCGCAATACAATTCTTGTCCTATAAATCATCACATCAAAAGAAATTCACATTAATTGGGAAACGAAGAGAGAATATACGTGACAGAAGGAGGAGTCCCACTTTCTTCCTCGCATTCTCCTTCTTCAACAACAACAGGAGTTTCGGGCGATGAAACTGAACGTGTGGTGAAAGTATAATTGGGAGTCGATGTTGAAGATATTTGACGTTGGCTTATACTGATGGATAAATTTGAGTTACCAAATTGTTTTCTTGATGAGGGGAATTTGTGGGCCGGTGGCGTCGGCGAAAAGGGGCGGAAGAAAATGGTGGTTTCACAGCCGCAAGTAGCGGCGGTTGCGGCCATGTTATCTCTTCCTCCGCCACTCAAGTCTCAGCCAAGTGTGCGTGTGCGTGTGAGAGAAAATTGGGGTTTTTAAATTaactaatataaaaataaataaataaattgtcaAAATATCATATTATCCTATTTTTAAGGTaaattagttttaaattttcaaactcaGACTTGTA from Primulina tabacum isolate GXHZ01 chromosome 14, ASM2559414v2, whole genome shotgun sequence includes:
- the LOC142524361 gene encoding RNA polymerase II transcriptional coactivator KELP, whose amino-acid sequence is MDEETQKSIEETVLEILNNSNMNETTEYKIRKSASEKLEIDLSEPSRKKFVRQVVESYLREQQGKSEQLEEQQKAEEEEEEEDNSNKRGDREYDDEGGLIMCRLSKSRRVTISEFRGRTLVSIREYYSKGGKELPSAKGISLTLEQWASFKKKVPAVEKAIKKMESM
- the LOC142524363 gene encoding uncharacterized protein LOC142524363, producing MAATAATCGCETTIFFRPFSPTPPAHKFPSSRKQFGNSNLSISISQRQISSTSTPNYTFTTRSVSSPETPVVVEEGECEEESGTPPSVTGCRACGKKEIENGCNGEGRIQGGIATVPGFGWWPIKAYRPCPAFVASGGRYRRSGQSMDEVVSGSGSKGMVKGK